A portion of the Paenibacillus sp. PvR098 genome contains these proteins:
- the rpoN gene encoding RNA polymerase factor sigma-54 — translation MKIGLTQATAQKLVFTQELRASVNILQYSAHELIEYLQQQANDNPFIEIDEQACRGIGSAAAVTPERPSLDGDTDYIRSEPKSYLETSSWMESISDAERFTMENELNQQLGYIPGLSMKEREIARYLIGNLDDKGYLDISIEEAAHGLNLRAEEIEHALHIVQQLEPAGIGARNLQECLVLQLSRSGILNPLAYQIIEHHLDDLACHRYQKVASSLHTDVQELKSMLDLIRSLNPKPGTVFHQEAPQYIVPDVKVEKLGSEYVVSVNDHALPKVTMHACYEQLSRQSMKQLKDKQIFHEKYNEVKWLVRSLKQRSQTLYRVSSAIMDSQRSFLDDGVEHIRPLTLKQIAQQLEMHESTISRATTRKYIQTPRGVFELKYFFSTGLASGGEGSVSSESVKSKIKQLIQQEDKRKPLSDQAMTRMLNQQGIDISRRTVAKYREELGIVSSSMRKEL, via the coding sequence ATGAAAATAGGACTGACGCAAGCCACCGCACAGAAGCTGGTTTTCACTCAGGAGCTTAGGGCATCGGTTAATATTCTTCAGTATTCAGCTCATGAGCTCATCGAGTATTTACAGCAGCAAGCCAATGATAACCCTTTTATTGAGATCGACGAACAGGCTTGCAGAGGAATCGGTTCTGCAGCAGCTGTTACTCCCGAACGACCGTCGCTAGATGGTGATACAGATTACATCCGTTCCGAGCCGAAATCCTACTTGGAAACGTCTTCTTGGATGGAGAGCATTTCGGATGCCGAGCGGTTCACGATGGAAAATGAATTAAACCAGCAGCTGGGATACATTCCCGGACTGTCCATGAAAGAGAGAGAAATCGCCCGTTATTTAATCGGCAATCTGGATGACAAGGGATATTTGGATATTTCTATAGAGGAAGCTGCGCATGGCCTTAACCTGCGTGCCGAAGAGATTGAGCATGCGCTGCACATTGTTCAGCAGCTTGAGCCTGCTGGAATAGGGGCCAGAAATTTGCAAGAGTGCTTAGTGCTGCAATTAAGCCGATCAGGTATATTGAACCCTCTGGCCTATCAAATCATCGAGCATCATTTAGATGATTTGGCCTGTCATCGTTATCAAAAGGTGGCCAGTTCGCTTCATACGGATGTGCAAGAGCTCAAAAGCATGCTGGATCTGATTCGTTCCCTGAACCCGAAACCCGGGACGGTATTTCATCAGGAAGCGCCTCAATACATTGTTCCTGATGTGAAGGTGGAGAAATTGGGCTCAGAATATGTCGTATCCGTAAATGACCATGCGTTGCCTAAAGTAACGATGCATGCTTGTTATGAACAGCTCTCACGGCAGTCGATGAAGCAGCTTAAGGATAAGCAGATTTTTCACGAAAAGTATAACGAGGTCAAATGGCTGGTTCGCAGCTTAAAGCAGAGAAGTCAGACGCTTTATCGCGTTTCCAGCGCCATCATGGACAGTCAGCGCAGCTTTCTCGATGATGGTGTAGAACATATTCGCCCGCTTACCTTAAAGCAAATTGCACAGCAATTAGAGATGCATGAGTCTACCATCAGTCGGGCTACAACGAGAAAATATATTCAGACGCCCAGGGGGGTGTTTGAATTAAAATATTTTTTCAGTACAGGATTAGCGTCTGGCGGAGAAGGCAGCGTTTCATCAGAAAGCGTAAAATCGAAAATAAAACAGCTCATTCAACAGGAAGACAAAAGAAAGCCGTTGTCGGATCAAGCGATGACCCGGATGTTGAATCAACAGGGAATCGATATTTCCCGCAGAACCGTTGCAAAGTATCGTGAAGAGCTGGGGATTGTTTCTTCTTCCATGCGAAAAGAATTATAA